The sequence ATATGCATATGCATAGGAAGAGAGAAGTGGAGAAATTAGAGTACAAGATAGGAGAGTACGCACAATGCATGGGAGAAGGAAGATGTAAATGGATGAGATTAGATTGCCCTCTGCACTGTGGAGGACCTTGTTTTTATGATTGCCAACATATGTGCAAGGCTCACTGTCGACGTTCTTGATTAATCCTCTCCCTTTTCTAACACCATATTCATTCCTTACaacctttctttcttttaatcttcttGTTTTTCCTGGTTTTGTTGGACTTAGGTCGAGTTTTAGTTTTGGCACTCTAATTTAGgttatatgtttttttaatattattattttccttttgcatgatgatgatgatgattatcGTTGTCTTTCGTAGTATTAGTAACTCTTAATAAGAGTTGCAATTTAATGACTGTTTCTCACATGTGGGCtcgttttatatatttttggctTCTAGAACTATAATTCAATCTATTTTTGGCTTCTAGAATTGTAAATTCTGTAATTTTCTCTCCTTTTGCTACTTTAAATTCAACGGTCGGGAATAAAACATTGAAAGTGAAGAAGAGATTCTCAGATATTCTAATCCAATTCTCTAACGAATAACTACttaaattgtttttttcttttaaggaaaaaactatttaatttgttaaggAAGTTCTACTGTTAgtctcttttttaaaaaattaataaattttttatttggatagctattaaaaaaaaaaaatgaatcttATGGTGACAAGTGGAGCAATATTTTACTtcacaaaatcataaattaattatgattgTAAAtgtaatttcataaatatgtttcttataaattattatgtgTCGCtttttattcatcattatTTATTGTCTTGCGttccttttgttattttattgtataattctttcagaaattatataaagtGAATGGAGTTTAGTTTTTCATTTAAGAACtttatatgaaataataattcaattataaaattatcatgtgaacaaaaaataattgaaaaaaaatagtatccactaaaaaataaactgaCTTTCtatacattaatttattttttattattgcatgtTAAATGctgatataattaatttaatttattatttaacttctTGGTAATTTATGATCGATAATCAGTTATTGTTATAGTGAAAGAATTGGGAAAGGCTAGCCAATGGATGGGCTTGGGCTAGAAGTTGGTCTTGGGTTTTGGCCAGCCACATTGGGGTCCTAGTCAATAGTCGTGTGCCGACATTACTGCAAACAATTTgtaaagattatcattcagtTTACATGGATTATGTGCAACTTCATAAATGGTTTCTCTTCCATAGTATGAAATTATAGTTTTACAGTattctcataaataaattaatatatagatattagaGAACCCAGGGGGAGGGCCAGAATTTAACTTGATATTATTGGGGTCCTGATTTAAATGTGCATTTCgatgtaaaataaatagaaagttAATTTTCTAGAATTTAATGGATAAGAATAGAAGGATGCTTCTACCACTAAAGAGATTATTGTTAGGACGTTCTTACCTCTTAATAAGAATTTCCATTTACATGATTGTTTACCATAGAATGTAACCTGGTTTCATATTCATGTCTAATGATTTATGAATACTTAAGTTTggatttttacttttttttactgtattttgagatatttttaaaaggaaaagaatgttacacattaaatttttaattttttttttatttataaaaggccaaatgcatatttgcacatctaaattttatctatttgtcaccttaacattttaatttttaatatgattttgTAGACATCTCTATTGACTTTTCttgtgatatttaaatattttttgatatatgatttCGTTCGATGTATATATGTGCACTGTTcgtaagtatttaaatattatcaacaaataaaatttagatttctattaagttaaataaaaaaattaaataattcaaattcaaatgtttaaatatatgtatttatcttttataaatgGCATGTGGTTCTGCTAGTGGTGTGAAATCATTGTGCAATATTACTTTATGTATCATATGCTATTTAGCCTTGAACTTCTCTCTTTGCTTCCTTTGTCAATCCCTTTTAATGTTTGAAgtgaatttattcattttaggttatttGACCATAAGAGAGACTAAACTAATTTTGGCATTGATGAAGTGGAGAAAAGGTGAAAGCTAATTTCTAGTGTTCCAGTCAAaagtatattaaatattttatattttgatattaatgattgatatataattaattatttaaaattaataaatatatataaattatttataaattttttttaaataaaaagtcaaCATGAACACCTCGAAAATGAGACTAAGAGCAAAAGCATTGGAAGAATGGCCCTCTCAAGACGTAAGTGGATACATCATTTGGCTAAAGTTTTGCTATTTTTGAAAGATGAATTGGTGATTTTGCTAAAACGAAGATCGTACCCATCAATAATTCCCCACTTCTAAAGTTCATTGATTTAAGACACCAGTCTTTTTCCTTATCCTATCACCATCATCATGTCCATCActatcaatattataatcttcatcttcatcttcaccTTCACCTTCTTTCCCCACTTTCTTCTCCGTGCTTTCTACAATTTATAAGTCTAAACTGTTAACCCAATatacacatgcatatgacaaTATCAGCACTTTATATATGTCcctttctaaatttttaacaatatcagcgcttttatttcttttcaatatgAAAACTTGATTCTGATATTTGACTTAATTAAATGACTTTGTGTAACGAAATTAATAAGTGGAAagagactttttttttttttatataacaaaattaaattcagataatattattcaattttgaaagaaaaatgataaaaatgtcAGTATTATCAACATACATAGATGAGGAAATTCGTAATTTGCTCATAGATTCGTTGCTTCTTCCTAGAGGATTTTCCAGGTCAATTAAGGTTATTGGCAATATAGACAAGGTATCTTGGGACTAAGGAGTGAAGTTAGCAAGTTAGATTAGAAAGTTGAGAAAACGATGGATGTCATTGTATTGTATGTGACCTGAAACTGAATATTGGCACTGATAATTGACCCTACTACAAGTACTTCTCATCTAGTTTACTAAAACTGAGGAAGCCTGTCTCTTCGCCATTCCTTTCCCTGATTCCTAGACAACATTGTCCACAGCTCGTGCCCTTCTTGCATAAGGTGGGTTCGCTCTCTTTTTCCAGCAAATACATTCTTTTGGCCTTCGAGAGGGAGGGACCTAAATGCCATGTAATTGTAAGGGAAAATAATTCTTGCAGCTAACTACAAAAGTCAATTATATTCACCTTTTTTATCTatcaaatctttttaaaagaattcttaaatttacACATAATATATCATCTcatccttaaaaaaaaattcaattaacaCCACATGCCATTTaatgtataataaatttattgattaaataaatataatatatttaacctatctaaaaatttcttaaaccGTTCCATGTTTTCTCCTTTAATCATGCATGTCATCAGggaaaagagaagagagacATGGAGAAGAGGCCTGCTACGAGTACTTGCTAGGAATGAAGCTAGACTGACAGGCAAAGACAAGAATAAAAGCTGTATTTAGGGGATGATGTTGAAACTGATGTGTCGGACGGCTAACCTCGTCGCCAGTGCCACCCAGAAACTTGTGCATTAgaagacaaaaaaagaaacagagcATCACTATTGTTTCCGTGCCTTCCTAGCTTTCCTTATCCGATGACACTATCTTCTTCATAATTATTCCCCTCTTCTGGTTTCATCTACAAACTCCAATAATAGCCaaaaccttttcttttaggataaatcttaattatatttttctaaacgTCATTTCTTTCGCCGCCTAACATACAAAAGGACAGCTTATCCTTTCATTTCTCTGGAACTTTTTCAACAAGTACACATGAAAAGCAAAGATTCATTCAGTCATCTTCTGCACAAAGGAATTTTAGGAGTTCTTGTGCACTGCATGGCATTGATTGAATAGTAAAGGAGAAAACTAACAAAGAGAAAGGCTTTCCTGAATTCAGTTCATTCGTATGTACAAAAAGATGTCAGCACTAATCAGGTAAAAGCACCAGAAGAAAAGGATTAAATCAAAACCGAAAAAgggtaaaaaagaaaaaagaaagacctACAAAGTGTTAAGTACACTTCCAGAAGTTAAACCAGAtccaaagaaacaaaagattcAAAAGCCACatcaaaaatttcaaagcAAAAGGCTTTGTTTCTTCTTGGAAATATACTCGTACAAGAGTAAATGTTTTATTGGTCCTACCAGAAAGACCGGGATCTCTTGGAGCCAATTGATGGAGGACTGACTTGTGGAACAGTAAATGCATCATCACTCCATCTTCTGTTGTTAGGTTTCGTGTTCGTAGCCTCTTTTGTTTCCTTAAATCCAACCTGTGAGACCATTTGTTGATAATGTTGAGATGGGTGCGGAGGAATTGGCGCTTGAGGGACCCAAATCCCCATCTCCGACGAGAAAGGATTAGTAACGTCCCCAAGATCACCTCCACCAACTGGTAGTATCTCATCATCAGGCtaaaacaaagagaaagagaaacgCACATCAAGAAAATTTTCAGATCCAAGAAGTATCAAAATATAACTACAAAACAGAACCATTTAAGTTTGTGTTTGATAGAACGCGAACCTTACAGAAACCAAAAGGAATAGAGGGGAAATCCAGAAAGTCATCAACGTGCCATCCAGGCAGCGTCTCCATCAAGTATTCTGATATACTGCTAACTGAGCCAATTCCTTCATTATTTATTACCGAATTATCCCCACTTTTATTCACGACTGTGTTAGAAGAAGGTGAGGTTTTGCTTAATGTTGAGTTTGGTGATAAGGTCTTAAAAGTTGAAGAAGGTGGGTTAGAATTTGAGGGTTTCTTGGCTGATTGCTGTTGCTGAGACTTGGAATCAGGAACAAGATCACAGCCGCTAGGTACAGAGGAAGAGGAGGAGGGCATATAAATTACAGAGGTGGCAGAGAGTTTGACCCCTGTGAGAAGGAACCTATTGTGCTTTTGGGTATGCTCGTTAGCTTTGTGAATTGGAACATCACAATCTCTGCAAAGAATCGCTCTATCTTGTTGACAAAACACGAAAGCTCGTTTTTCCTATcaagtaaaatgaaataaaaaattcctCGATAAATTGATCAATCAATCAAGAAAGCTAactactaattaaataaataaataaaaagagcaGAGAAATGTTAATTTACCTGACAGACATCGCATATAGGGAAACTTTTAGAGGAAGGATGGAGAAGGCAAAAACGGTGGTGTTTGGAGGCAAGCTTGTTAGCGTGGTGAACACTGTGGTCACAAGCGTCACAGAGAGCTGCCTCGTCGGCGGTGCAGAACACGGACGCTTCTTCTTTACTACAAACGTCGCACTGGATCTTCATCTAGTACAAAGTTCGTTTGTTGATAGAGAGATATATGACTAAGATaatagagagaaagagaggttGGCGGAAGAAAGGGCCTTCACACTGGGAAGAGAGTGAAAATAGTGAAATGAAGCAGTACTACTAGTATTAGGAGGAGAGATTGGGCAAAACCCATTCTCAGGTCCCTGCACTTTGAACCTTTTTTAGCATTGAGTCCTTGggcttttattatattttaaaaggtccctctttttcttatcaaccttaattatttcaactaatattttttttcttcttattgttAACTTTCTAAAACACAACAGAAATTTAAACACCTAATGACAAATCACTGGATAGTTCTGAAacatagtatttttttattctataaatattagtaaagatattttaaattttaatattatttgcaAGCATATTTTAAGAT is a genomic window of Ricinus communis isolate WT05 ecotype wild-type chromosome 2, ASM1957865v1, whole genome shotgun sequence containing:
- the LOC8275812 gene encoding B-box zinc finger protein 21, with translation MKIQCDVCSKEEASVFCTADEAALCDACDHSVHHANKLASKHHRFCLLHPSSKSFPICDVCQEKRAFVFCQQDRAILCRDCDVPIHKANEHTQKHNRFLLTGVKLSATSVIYMPSSSSSVPSGCDLVPDSKSQQQQSAKKPSNSNPPSSTFKTLSPNSTLSKTSPSSNTVVNKSGDNSVINNEGIGSVSSISEYLMETLPGWHVDDFLDFPSIPFGFCKPDDEILPVGGGDLGDVTNPFSSEMGIWVPQAPIPPHPSQHYQQMVSQVGFKETKEATNTKPNNRRWSDDAFTVPQVSPPSIGSKRSRSFWSLPLEGQKNVFAGKRERTHLMQEGHELWTMLSRNQGKEWRRDRLPQF